The Deinococcus detaillensis genomic sequence AGCCTTCCGGATGCGGGTGCTTGCCGTACACGCCGCAAGCTTGGCAAATCCGGAGAGACGCGCCGCCAGCCAGAGCGTGAGCCAGCACTTGATCCAAGTCCCGAACCTCATAACAGATATGGTGCAGACCCTCGTGACCACGCTCGTTGATCCAAGTGTCGAACCTGCCTCCCTGATCCATGCTCTGGCACAGTTGGTATTCCACGCCGCCCAGCTCAAAGAGAGCGACCCGGTTGCGCGATTTGGGATATTCCTGAACGCCAGTGGGAACCACGCCAAGAAAGCGGACATACGAGTCAAGGGCTTGCTGGGC encodes the following:
- a CDS encoding VOC family protein, giving the protein MTSDDPQVMSIKHMAFAVRDAQQALDSYVRFLGVVPTGVQEYPKSRNRVALFELGGVEYQLCQSMDQGGRFDTWINERGHEGLHHICYEVRDLDQVLAHALAGGASLRICQACGVYGKHPHPEGFIAFLDNDTGGIELEFMQVYTSQELQTYQQVQGI